In Bacteroides coprosuis DSM 18011, the following are encoded in one genomic region:
- a CDS encoding hypothetical protein (KEGG: tet:TTHERM_00535640 Glycosyl hydrolases family 31 protein~SPTR: Putative uncharacterized protein;~IMG reference gene:2504107657), producing the protein MKKTFYIYSLFICLGMVLTACERDNECQPVVYKTMITKMAAYVVDAEGHDMLNPESPTAIKDTDIQINYSFNNSFNKAYAGVEIHLHEKSGLYYMSFMPQIPVEGLVTHYEYYKYQQNKEVFYEKRSNQTVTTRTYIRLKKNQRPLLLETEYRIFKNPYESYYGHESVVLENA; encoded by the coding sequence ATGAAAAAGACGTTTTATATCTACTCTCTTTTCATCTGTTTAGGAATGGTATTGACTGCTTGTGAACGAGACAACGAATGTCAGCCAGTGGTGTACAAAACGATGATTACAAAAATGGCTGCTTATGTCGTGGATGCAGAAGGTCATGATATGCTCAATCCAGAATCGCCAACTGCGATAAAAGATACCGATATTCAAATAAACTACTCATTCAACAATAGCTTTAATAAGGCCTATGCAGGAGTTGAAATTCATTTACATGAAAAGAGTGGCTTATATTATATGTCTTTCATGCCCCAGATACCTGTTGAGGGCTTAGTAACCCACTATGAGTACTATAAATACCAGCAAAACAAGGAGGTGTTTTATGAGAAGAGAAGTAATCAGACGGTGACGACACGTACTTACATCCGATTGAAGAAAAATCAACGACCACTTTTATTAGAAACTGAATATCGTATTTTCAAAAACCCTTATGAGTCTTACTACGGACACGAATCTGTGGTTTTAGAAAATGCTTGA
- a CDS encoding hypothetical protein (KEGG: ere:EUBREC_2335 PleD~SPTR: PleD;~IMG reference gene:2504107653), translated as MRKVLIIIAIALVMPLLQSCMVLILPAVYTVVKSKKHKKTNLAPIEMASLDVIHKSLVDSTGMLLNLSFHLLDEELIIQYKDKSAVLQQKQADSILLYANKEYEYMEVKGEHFLTRKGENIFYHRSTLPTTIVNESYSDKYGQLLDVSFYLNEGLAKVHLGRDKTVLRWQNSSRGIHYANDSCDLVQGQGGTLFIINGLEAFDLKP; from the coding sequence ATGAGAAAAGTTTTGATAATTATTGCCATAGCATTGGTTATGCCTTTGCTACAGTCGTGCATGGTTCTTATTTTACCAGCAGTATATACCGTGGTAAAGAGTAAGAAGCATAAAAAGACTAATTTAGCACCTATTGAAATGGCTTCACTAGATGTTATCCATAAAAGTTTGGTAGATAGCACGGGAATGCTTCTCAATTTGTCTTTCCATCTCCTGGATGAGGAGTTGATCATTCAGTATAAAGATAAATCAGCCGTACTACAGCAAAAACAAGCCGATTCTATTCTTTTGTATGCCAATAAAGAGTATGAATATATGGAGGTAAAGGGGGAACATTTCTTGACTCGAAAGGGGGAAAATATCTTTTATCATCGATCTACTTTGCCTACTACTATCGTGAATGAGAGTTACTCAGATAAGTACGGACAGCTATTAGATGTCTCTTTTTATTTAAATGAAGGCTTAGCCAAAGTTCACTTAGGGAGAGATAAAACGGTATTGCGGTGGCAGAATTCTTCTCGGGGGATTCACTATGCCAATGATAGTTGTGATTTGGTACAAGGGCAGGGTGGAACACTTTTTATTATTAATGGGCTCGAAGCCTTTGACCTTAAGCCATAA
- a CDS encoding hypothetical protein (KEGG: rcu:RCOM_0036630 spliceosomal protein sap, putative~SPTR: Putative uncharacterized protein;~IMG reference gene:2504107658): MEQITLIGYSGVPYLFTLLPLSVSLPQTGGVYVYMYHDTHSRRYIYCGQSDSLEKESAMSDKNYCILASRPNCVAVLLEPTQKKRCSIERDIMNNSEYSFSCIHLMGKDCEETKA, translated from the coding sequence ATGGAACAGATAACGCTTATAGGATATTCAGGGGTTCCTTATCTATTTACTCTTTTACCACTTTCGGTAAGCTTACCACAAACTGGGGGTGTTTATGTGTATATGTATCACGATACACATTCGCGTAGATACATCTATTGTGGACAAAGTGATAGTTTGGAAAAGGAGTCGGCAATGAGCGATAAGAATTATTGCATTTTAGCAAGTAGGCCCAATTGTGTGGCAGTACTCCTTGAGCCCACCCAAAAGAAACGTTGTTCGATAGAGAGAGATATTATGAACAACAGTGAGTACAGCTTTTCGTGCATTCATCTTATGGGAAAAGATTGCGAAGAGACTAAGGCTTAA
- a CDS encoding hypothetical protein (KEGG: pfh:PFHG_01544 conserved hypothetical protein~SPTR: Putative uncharacterized protein;~IMG reference gene:2504107661) — MPNDKTLTQQTMKTLSFLIAFFAISVTAFSQRKKPPVGFADLLVPARAVKQFHFPMVRNATTGEWELQSSMPSLARTTTFYPNGKISSEEDIDHFSNKKFNKIFFYNAQGQLEKLGSRIIANGVVNDSVFVFTNYQKTEQGRRIYRNEDKNGNLYNQEKTVIEYKSNQILTRTDTAVDSLVLNSYEQPLIHSYRTKDYRVEYQYLYKEKQLYKIRTILNDQVLPKITNIEYLEYDEYGNWVKCIFSQSESKKLILREIKY; from the coding sequence TTGCCAAATGACAAAACCTTGACACAACAAACTATGAAGACTTTATCTTTTCTAATCGCATTTTTTGCTATTAGTGTAACTGCATTTAGTCAAAGAAAGAAACCTCCTGTGGGCTTTGCCGATTTATTAGTACCGGCACGGGCAGTAAAACAGTTTCATTTCCCTATGGTGCGCAATGCCACAACAGGGGAGTGGGAACTTCAGTCGAGTATGCCCTCGCTAGCTAGAACTACCACCTTTTATCCCAATGGTAAAATATCATCCGAAGAGGATATCGATCATTTTAGCAATAAGAAGTTTAATAAGATATTCTTTTACAATGCCCAAGGCCAACTCGAAAAACTGGGGAGTAGAATTATAGCCAATGGCGTAGTCAATGATTCTGTATTTGTGTTTACCAACTATCAAAAGACAGAGCAAGGCAGACGTATCTATCGGAATGAAGATAAGAACGGCAACTTGTATAATCAAGAAAAAACGGTGATAGAGTACAAGTCAAATCAGATTCTTACTCGTACTGATACAGCTGTAGATTCCCTAGTGCTAAACAGCTATGAGCAACCTCTGATTCATAGTTACCGCACAAAAGACTATAGAGTAGAGTATCAATATCTCTACAAGGAGAAGCAATTGTATAAAATAAGAACCATCTTGAACGATCAAGTCTTACCCAAAATAACAAACATAGAATACCTAGAATACGATGAGTATGGAAACTGGGTGAAATGTATATTCAGTCAGTCGGAATCTAAAAAACTCATTCTCAGGGAGATTAAATACTAA
- a CDS encoding hypothetical protein (KEGG: ddi:DDB_G0273517 actin binding protein E~SPTR: Putative uncharacterized protein;~IMG reference gene:2504107660), with translation MLKNLLLLFIPIWVIAYATRKQLVRYFGDLLTRAKSTEVSIYDYSLGSKGQMKQHINTYFNESGRVIYLEVDDNLSNDFKRVFYSFDRSGVMLHQEVKDRFSTLTKMLVEQDGEGFHYQVYQDGTLLPELYRVQERGRHTYAQQGEQEAYQEERNRYGQPLHILTPCAEGMQVEEYKYKQKREVSYKQINPHQAPILYQYKYEEVDHKGNWTTRICYKEGEPYECQIRRINY, from the coding sequence ATGCTCAAAAATCTTCTACTCCTTTTTATACCTATATGGGTGATAGCCTATGCCACAAGAAAGCAGCTGGTGCGATATTTTGGTGACTTACTGACACGTGCCAAGAGTACAGAAGTTTCTATCTACGATTATTCCCTAGGGAGTAAAGGACAAATGAAACAACATATTAACACGTACTTTAATGAGAGTGGACGAGTAATCTATCTCGAAGTAGATGATAACCTATCCAACGATTTTAAGCGTGTGTTTTACTCGTTCGACCGTAGTGGGGTGATGCTACATCAAGAGGTAAAAGACCGATTTTCTACCCTTACTAAAATGCTTGTTGAGCAAGATGGTGAAGGTTTTCATTACCAAGTTTATCAAGATGGAACTTTACTGCCAGAACTTTATCGGGTTCAAGAAAGAGGGCGGCATACCTATGCTCAGCAAGGCGAACAAGAAGCCTATCAGGAAGAGAGAAATAGGTATGGGCAACCTTTGCATATCCTTACTCCCTGTGCAGAGGGTATGCAGGTAGAAGAGTATAAGTATAAACAAAAAAGAGAGGTGAGTTACAAACAGATTAACCCTCATCAAGCCCCCATCCTATACCAATATAAGTATGAAGAAGTAGATCATAAAGGAAACTGGACCACACGCATCTGTTATAAAGAAGGTGAACCTTATGAATGTCAGATACGTAGAATAAATTATTAA
- a CDS encoding hypothetical protein (KEGG: cpi:Cpin_6195 hypothetical protein~SPTR: Putative uncharacterized protein;~IMG reference gene:2504107656), whose product MRQIKKMLLALTLIICSVGVSAQGYKTGVGIRLGYDSGINAKHFLSSDNAIEGIVSFSPKHFQVTGLYEFQRPFPSVDNLNWFLGLGAHLGAIHHNKNDYNNSFLIGVDGIAGLEYVFPTAPFTLGLDWKPTINFTNGYNDYWYAGFALSFRYRF is encoded by the coding sequence ATGAGACAGATTAAAAAAATGCTCTTAGCTCTTACATTAATCATCTGCTCTGTGGGTGTTAGTGCGCAAGGCTATAAAACAGGAGTGGGTATCCGTTTGGGATACGATAGTGGTATCAATGCAAAGCACTTTCTCTCTTCCGACAATGCAATTGAAGGAATTGTGAGTTTTTCTCCAAAACATTTTCAGGTAACGGGGTTGTATGAATTCCAAAGACCTTTTCCTTCAGTAGATAACTTGAATTGGTTTTTAGGATTGGGTGCACACTTGGGAGCTATTCATCATAATAAGAATGATTATAATAATAGTTTCTTAATTGGTGTTGATGGTATTGCTGGTTTAGAATATGTTTTCCCTACTGCACCGTTTACGCTAGGGCTAGATTGGAAACCAACCATCAATTTTACAAATGGATACAATGATTATTGGTATGCTGGCTTTGCATTAAGTTTCAGATACCGATTTTAA
- a CDS encoding hypothetical protein (KEGG: ret:RHE_CH02926 hypothetical protein~SPTR: Putative uncharacterized protein;~IMG reference gene:2504107659), with translation MIKLGEKLRVSGASGKEYFFEKYFIHRAFKPHFEAEKGIYLFLKKKNNGKYDPIYAGQTDQLHECINRRDKGNCVVKCRPNRVCILDEPLETMRKNVLEDILANEKYEFSCNTLIEESISI, from the coding sequence ATGATAAAATTGGGCGAAAAATTAAGAGTTAGCGGAGCTTCGGGTAAAGAATATTTCTTTGAAAAATATTTCATTCATCGAGCTTTTAAACCTCACTTTGAAGCAGAGAAAGGGATATACCTTTTTTTGAAGAAAAAGAATAACGGGAAATACGATCCTATTTATGCTGGACAGACAGACCAACTGCATGAGTGTATTAATCGTCGAGATAAAGGGAATTGTGTTGTGAAATGCCGACCCAATCGTGTTTGCATTTTAGATGAACCACTAGAAACAATGCGCAAAAATGTATTGGAAGATATTCTAGCTAATGAGAAGTACGAGTTCTCTTGCAATACCCTGATAGAGGAAAGTATTTCTATTTAA
- a CDS encoding transcriptional regulator, LysR family (COGs: COG0583 Transcriptional regulator~InterPro IPR000847:IPR005119~KEGG: bth:BT_4716 redox-sensitive transcriptional activator~PFAM: LysR, substrate-binding; HTH transcriptional regulator, LysR~SPTR: Redox-sensitive transcriptional activator;~IMG reference gene:2504107654~PFAM: LysR substrate binding domain; Bacterial regulatory helix-turn-helix protein, lysR family) gives MTLQQLEYILAVNQHRHFGRAAEHCHVTQPTLSAMIQKLEEELGVKLFDRNVQPVCPTSIGERIIDQARQVLNQSAHIREIVDEEKGAMIGTFRLGILPTIAPYLLPRFYPHFLELYPKLDVQVSEMKSADIELALEKGDLDAAIIATQPENKQLIAEPLFYEEFYGYVSTLEPVFKEKVIRTSDITGKHLWLLDEGHCFRDQLVKFCHIKGVQDSRKAYRLGSMETFMRMVESGRGVTIIPELSLSQLNTCQQELVRPFAVPRPAREVRLVIPADFVRHTLLGHLKREIISSIPNEMMQLKNTQYLV, from the coding sequence ATGACACTACAACAATTAGAATATATTTTGGCTGTTAATCAGCATAGACATTTCGGTAGAGCAGCTGAGCATTGCCATGTTACCCAACCTACTTTGAGCGCTATGATTCAGAAACTAGAAGAGGAACTGGGTGTCAAACTTTTCGATAGAAATGTACAGCCTGTTTGTCCTACGTCTATTGGTGAGAGAATTATAGATCAGGCTCGACAGGTATTAAATCAGTCTGCACATATTCGTGAGATTGTAGATGAAGAGAAAGGCGCTATGATAGGAACCTTCCGACTGGGTATTTTACCTACTATTGCACCTTATCTATTGCCTCGGTTCTATCCTCATTTCTTAGAGCTTTACCCGAAGCTAGATGTGCAAGTGAGTGAAATGAAGAGTGCTGATATTGAATTGGCCTTGGAAAAAGGTGATTTAGATGCGGCAATTATTGCTACCCAGCCCGAAAATAAACAGCTTATTGCCGAACCTCTGTTTTATGAGGAGTTCTATGGTTACGTTTCTACCCTCGAACCTGTTTTTAAGGAGAAGGTGATTCGTACCTCCGATATTACAGGTAAGCATCTTTGGCTGCTCGATGAAGGGCATTGTTTTCGGGACCAACTGGTGAAGTTTTGTCATATTAAAGGGGTGCAAGATAGTCGGAAAGCGTATCGACTGGGGAGTATGGAAACTTTTATGCGTATGGTGGAGAGTGGAAGGGGAGTTACCATTATCCCCGAGTTGTCTCTGTCGCAGTTGAATACTTGTCAGCAAGAATTAGTGCGTCCTTTTGCCGTGCCTCGTCCTGCTCGTGAGGTACGCCTAGTAATTCCTGCCGATTTTGTACGTCATACTTTACTAGGACATCTTAAAAGAGAAATAATCAGTTCGATTCCGAATGAAATGATGCAATTAAAGAATACACAATACTTAGTATAA
- a CDS encoding hypothetical protein (KEGG: pdi:BDI_2707 hypothetical protein~SPTR: Putative uncharacterized protein;~IMG reference gene:2504107662), with protein sequence MKKLNRYIWLITILPLLILSSSCINDDLVDASTDNLIEEGEQFKVNISVDHLKKPIFTRADSESESPFGSLHFLIFKAKNTIQIDSKQRADESEGLHGEDVLVEVVKNLKLIKKEEKNFHYSFSFKAEEKTTYNLVVVANTELPTTLKPGETTLSDLSSSLTFPLSDIFSKTKEDITKSIPLWAELYAFYHKENNKTPTTPTQVDVPLIPAVAKVSLSFKEANQKITEVWLHKANKIGNIPYKDDSSFWGLNVNESSSEEWFQLLSESKTDDESLSELSYYLTEAYSNNKKDCACLVVKIADKFYRIDFREGDSEDLNLLPVVRNNHYVFTITGVGENSGSTNKEDALDNIYQKIEYEMATWEDFILDMHYDSDGKYIGIGVSKKNHLKEEDILLSIQTNFTSTEIKKFLENKKLMVDVKKDGTATTIPLSNEVELVTGVKWYLKIPYQEDFNEQELSITINYERKHDFGPFHVRYGKLLEYFRITDASWNTSETVSGASGNQVFYAVHEPKPNIPFVNRALDVKFVYKVGGDEEINVEEFVTNTIDDMHFKCDGFTLDPKGETGSFQMKYQGFGPTINNFKENGKDVENLVVRDTLIYDFEIDLSEQLDPYFDKKQSSNRVDRLRFRVPIVGTDKPGDFYKILFWGANESDPKGYQYGEFRKRVRANLYFEDEKKDHEVSYSDFELRIVPNDNNNQTIINMSHYHAIFYLMTNIDDRNNDEVKSHWDKLNEIYKENIAETGRTIGTEHYRLIMHCSHSNATRDYKLIGSNDEFTLNRTMYGEPGIIWSDDKFTKPVLSTKISYDNNDIRLGLCLVNTAPIVEKYQRNINSIAGNIQLIKYNNKLVKSKSLLGLRPTGTNYWWFGSSAFFENKIYDTTLDIYNIALTNDILRPLKQMYGKVGNTITNYHKVPIMKKIKTEYYDYPIITFGVEYINNTK encoded by the coding sequence ATGAAAAAACTAAATAGATATATATGGCTCATAACAATATTACCTTTATTAATTTTGAGCTCATCATGTATAAATGATGATTTAGTAGATGCTTCTACAGACAACTTAATAGAGGAAGGAGAGCAATTTAAGGTAAATATAAGTGTAGACCATTTAAAGAAACCTATATTTACGCGTGCAGATTCAGAGAGTGAATCTCCTTTTGGATCACTACATTTTTTAATATTTAAGGCGAAAAACACTATACAAATAGATAGCAAGCAACGAGCTGATGAGAGTGAAGGTTTGCACGGTGAGGATGTGTTAGTAGAAGTTGTGAAAAATTTGAAGCTTATTAAAAAAGAGGAGAAGAACTTTCATTACTCTTTTAGTTTTAAAGCAGAAGAAAAAACGACTTACAACCTAGTTGTTGTTGCTAATACAGAATTGCCAACAACACTTAAGCCTGGGGAGACTACGCTAAGTGATCTTTCGTCATCTTTGACTTTTCCCTTAAGTGATATTTTTAGTAAAACTAAAGAGGACATTACGAAATCCATACCTTTGTGGGCTGAGCTTTATGCTTTCTATCATAAGGAGAATAATAAAACACCCACTACACCCACTCAGGTGGACGTGCCATTAATTCCTGCTGTAGCTAAGGTCTCTCTTTCTTTTAAAGAAGCAAATCAAAAGATTACAGAAGTTTGGTTACATAAAGCTAATAAGATAGGTAATATTCCTTATAAAGACGATTCTTCTTTTTGGGGACTAAATGTAAATGAATCATCATCAGAAGAGTGGTTTCAATTACTTTCTGAGTCTAAAACTGATGATGAGAGCTTAAGTGAATTAAGCTACTACTTAACAGAGGCTTACTCTAATAACAAAAAAGATTGTGCCTGTTTAGTTGTTAAAATTGCTGATAAATTCTATCGTATAGATTTTAGAGAGGGTGATTCTGAAGATTTAAATTTACTTCCAGTAGTACGAAACAACCATTATGTGTTCACTATAACGGGGGTAGGTGAGAATTCGGGCTCTACAAATAAAGAAGATGCACTAGATAATATTTACCAAAAAATAGAGTATGAAATGGCTACTTGGGAGGATTTCATATTAGATATGCATTATGATTCCGATGGTAAATACATTGGTATAGGAGTAAGCAAAAAAAACCACTTAAAAGAGGAAGATATCCTACTCTCTATACAGACAAACTTTACTAGTACAGAGATTAAGAAGTTCTTAGAAAATAAAAAATTAATGGTAGATGTAAAAAAGGATGGCACTGCTACTACTATTCCTCTGTCAAATGAAGTAGAGCTTGTAACAGGGGTAAAGTGGTACTTAAAAATACCTTATCAAGAAGATTTTAATGAACAAGAATTATCTATCACTATAAACTATGAGAGAAAGCACGACTTTGGTCCTTTCCATGTTAGATACGGTAAGCTTTTAGAATACTTTAGAATAACAGATGCTTCTTGGAATACTTCTGAAACGGTTAGTGGTGCTTCAGGCAATCAGGTATTTTATGCTGTTCATGAGCCTAAACCTAATATCCCTTTTGTAAATCGTGCCTTGGATGTAAAATTCGTGTACAAAGTAGGGGGAGATGAAGAAATAAACGTTGAGGAGTTTGTGACAAACACCATCGATGACATGCATTTTAAATGTGATGGTTTTACACTAGACCCCAAGGGGGAAACAGGTTCATTTCAAATGAAATATCAAGGTTTTGGTCCAACTATAAACAATTTCAAAGAAAATGGGAAAGATGTTGAGAATCTAGTTGTACGTGATACACTTATATATGATTTTGAGATAGACCTCTCGGAGCAGCTTGATCCTTATTTTGATAAAAAACAATCTTCTAATAGAGTGGATAGGCTAAGATTTAGAGTGCCTATTGTTGGAACAGATAAGCCTGGTGATTTTTATAAAATATTGTTTTGGGGAGCTAATGAGAGTGATCCTAAAGGTTATCAGTATGGTGAATTTAGAAAACGTGTTCGTGCTAATTTATATTTTGAAGATGAAAAAAAAGATCATGAGGTTTCTTACTCAGATTTTGAGTTAAGAATAGTGCCTAATGATAATAATAACCAAACAATAATAAATATGTCTCACTATCATGCTATATTTTATTTAATGACCAATATTGATGATAGAAACAATGATGAAGTTAAATCACACTGGGATAAGTTGAATGAAATCTATAAAGAAAATATTGCAGAAACAGGACGTACTATTGGCACAGAGCATTATCGTTTAATTATGCATTGCTCGCATAGTAATGCTACACGAGATTACAAACTAATAGGAAGTAATGATGAGTTTACTCTAAACCGTACAATGTATGGAGAGCCAGGTATTATCTGGAGTGACGATAAATTTACTAAACCAGTTCTCTCAACGAAAATATCCTATGATAACAATGATATTAGATTAGGCTTATGCCTGGTGAATACTGCACCAATCGTAGAGAAGTATCAGCGAAATATAAATTCTATTGCTGGAAATATCCAATTGATAAAATATAATAATAAGTTGGTAAAAAGTAAAAGTTTATTAGGATTGAGACCCACGGGTACAAATTATTGGTGGTTTGGATCATCTGCTTTTTTTGAAAATAAGATTTATGATACTACATTGGATATTTATAACATAGCTTTGACAAATGATATTCTCCGTCCCCTGAAGCAAATGTATGGTAAGGTTGGTAATACAATCACAAACTATCATAAAGTTCCTATTATGAAAAAAATAAAAACAGAATACTATGACTATCCGATTATTACTTTCGGCGTAGAATACATAAACAATACTAAATAA
- a CDS encoding Ferritin Dps family protein (COGs: COG0783 DNA-binding ferritin-like protein (oxidative damage protectant)~InterPro IPR008331~KEGG: bth:BT_4715 non-specific DNA-binding protein Dps~PFAM: Ferritin/Dps protein~SPTR: Non-specific DNA-binding protein Dps;~IMG reference gene:2504107655~PFAM: Ferritin-like domain), translated as MKTLDYIKLNEAGSNKVIDSLQVLLADLQVYYTNLRNFHWNIKGRGFFQLHEAFEKMYDDVNEKVDEVAERILMLGGVPENKFSNYLKVARVKEEDVQSDGMKAIENILETIGHLIVEERKIIEIAGDNKDEATVSMMSDYLVEQEKSVWMLTSFMSK; from the coding sequence ATGAAAACATTAGATTATATCAAATTAAACGAAGCAGGTTCAAATAAAGTGATTGATTCACTTCAAGTTTTATTAGCAGATTTACAAGTTTATTATACCAACCTACGCAACTTCCATTGGAACATCAAAGGTAGAGGTTTTTTCCAACTACACGAAGCATTTGAAAAAATGTATGATGATGTAAACGAGAAAGTGGACGAAGTAGCAGAACGTATATTAATGCTAGGAGGTGTACCCGAAAACAAATTCAGCAACTACCTAAAAGTAGCAAGAGTGAAGGAAGAAGATGTTCAGAGTGATGGTATGAAAGCCATAGAAAACATTCTAGAAACCATCGGTCACCTTATCGTAGAAGAACGCAAGATCATAGAAATAGCTGGCGACAACAAAGACGAAGCTACAGTATCTATGATGAGCGACTACCTAGTGGAACAAGAAAAATCAGTATGGATGCTAACCTCATTTATGAGCAAGTAA
- a CDS encoding Cell wall assembly/cell proliferation coordinating protein, KNR4 (InterPro IPR018958~KEGG: bbe:BBR47_51250 hypothetical protein~PFAM: Cell wall assembly/cell proliferation coordinating protein, KNR4-like~SPTR: SMI1 / KNR4 family;~IMG reference gene:2504107652), whose protein sequence is MEKIIEQYIDQCLQWMEPCKEYLGYLPFYEGDVEPEMVDDLDFALLRELPMRMKITQPERKDHVVNLISPKDKLWKSIDNQVSTDDIAQLERELSITLPESYKRYLHCKHHYKLFWDMDIVLYPKPVHSWYNIVVEMNNSLRTLALEKGYFVIGTYSDSAEIAIKLHEDSRSEGVVVLLDYETGEPSRVLASHFLALLDAQLTLPSPQLKPLKEWEKRLFG, encoded by the coding sequence ATGGAAAAGATTATTGAACAATATATAGACCAATGTCTCCAGTGGATGGAGCCTTGCAAAGAGTATCTGGGCTATCTCCCTTTTTATGAAGGTGATGTAGAACCAGAAATGGTAGATGATCTTGATTTTGCTCTTCTTCGAGAGTTGCCTATGCGTATGAAGATTACCCAGCCCGAACGAAAAGATCATGTAGTAAACTTGATCTCTCCCAAAGATAAATTATGGAAAAGTATTGATAATCAAGTTTCCACTGATGACATTGCTCAATTAGAAAGAGAACTTTCTATTACCTTACCCGAATCGTATAAAAGATATCTACATTGCAAACATCACTATAAACTGTTTTGGGATATGGATATTGTGCTGTATCCCAAGCCCGTTCATTCGTGGTATAACATAGTCGTAGAAATGAATAATTCTCTAAGAACTTTGGCTTTGGAGAAGGGTTATTTTGTAATTGGCACTTATTCTGATTCTGCCGAAATAGCCATAAAACTGCATGAAGATTCTCGATCGGAGGGAGTAGTGGTGCTGCTCGATTATGAAACGGGAGAACCTTCTCGTGTGCTGGCTTCTCATTTTTTAGCTTTGCTTGATGCCCAACTTACGTTGCCTTCTCCTCAACTCAAGCCTTTGAAGGAGTGGGAAAAACGACTGTTTGGGTAA